ACTATACAGTCTATTCAATCGGCCCAATCACCACTTCTCAAACAGGTGTTTGCGATGCACCCAGCCATGTAGGTTTTCAGgacaaccacaatgaatatgcatagagatctcatatatattcattgtggatatcttgaaaacctgaatggaTGGATGTCTCCCAAAGACTAGGGGTTAAGAACCACCCTAAACTTGCTGCAGATTAAGTGGTTAGATAGAAGTTTTAACACACATCTAAAACAAATTACTAACATTAAGTACGAATTTATGATTAGCTGAAGAGGCTCTGCACATCTAAATCACATTTGCAAAGCTCCATAATCTGGCATAAAGTTCTCTTCCTCTCAccaaggaagaagggaagaggcAGATGTCGAGGAGCATGAAAGATATAAAGCCAGTCCTGCTGGCATTTCTCACTATGATCTGGCTACTTCAAAGTAATAATGGAAGTCTTTTTCGTGTAAAATCTGGTTTGATTGCAACCTAGCATCATTTTAATGTTAATGTTGGAAGGTAAAGGAGCACCTGAAAGATCTTTTGATGTCATGAAAAAAATCCACtaacagtgagggggggggggggggggggttaacaggTTTTATCCACAGCAAAAAGCTGTTTGAGAATACCCCTTGCTCCTCTTTGGAGAAGAGAGGTTACAGCAGGGGCAGATGGGAAAAATAACTGCTTCATTTGAAATCGCTATATCTATATTTTGCAGGTTTCTACTAATTACACTTCTTAAAACATTGTGTAAGATTCCCACAGCACTAGCTGGAAAGAGTTTTCCCTTTAAAAATCATCTTGCAGGCCTGCAGGTACTCTGTGCATCTGCTAACTCCCTGTATGTGCTGAAAATTACTCATCTAATCATTACAGTCCATTGGATTCAGTACATAGAAGCTTAAGGATTTTAAAATCTCCCTCTTTTGCTATTTAGGATATCAAAATGAACCATGATGACAAAATTCTGACAAGCTTTTTCACAACTACAGCGCTCAGACTGAGTTACAACAGGATTCAGGGAGAAAGAGAACAAAATTCTTTAGAAATGTTTGAGGTCTCACATTCATTATTGATCCTGATCAATAAAATCCTTcatctttcttaaaaaaaaagaaaagaaaagaaaagaatttatAGAAATGTCATTGTGATTtctgttttaaaagaaaaataaagtgaaAAATATAATTATTAAAAAGGTTTCCCATATTGTTCTTGTTTACATAAAccaaaaaaaattcctttttaagTCTGGAATCGAGACTGGGGCACTCCAATTGCAAGCAGCCATTAACCGGTGTGGTTTTTAACCCAAATACGGGCAAATAACTATTCAACACAAATCTGAAAATCCCTGCTCTGTTTGCAGCTCTTGTCACTTGAAGTTTCTCTACCACCACTGTGAACTCCTGCATGCAAGCAGCAGCAAGTTTTTTCAGCTCAGCATAAAATATGCTTTGCCTGTTTACTTGTGTGCTAAAGAGAGGTAGTGATTGTTTACTGCTAACCACgaacaaaaatgaaagaaaatagtTTCTGCTTACTATCCAAGTGTTTCTCTGTCTTGCAAATGTTGTAAGGGACTTTCACAAACTGGCCTTATAGTTAGTGAAAAGACAGTAGTAGCCTCTTTGCAACTTCAGGCAAATCATGCAGGTTTTCTTATTTAAAGCTTACTCCCAAGAATTTACAACAAAGGGATGCAAACCGTAATGAACACTGCAACTCGCAACCACAGGCCCCCAAATCTATGCATGTCCACTAGTCGGTCTAGGTGTGAAATATACCTCTTTTGCCGAGGACCTGGTTCTCTGAGACTCATTCCAATCAATGTAAAGTTACAACTGGGGGCATCTTTCTATTAAGGACAAAACACGTGCACCCCTCAGTACAAAAAGTTTCCACTTTTTACTCTATTCCACAAACTTCTTTAGAGGTCCCAAATATCCTCATATATACCAAGCAAAATGCCAAGCTAGACTGAAGGAAGTACAAGAGCATCTTCCATGATGCAGCTATGGAGTACAGGTGGTAGACATGACTTGAAAGAGATACGTGTTTACATCCTAAGGAGATAGCAGGCAGAATCCATAGCCTGCTGCCTTCATCAGAATGGATCTTTACATGCCCGAAAGTAGCACACACATGTCTACACTAAAGGTGCCCTCTATATTACAAACCAAAAATAAGGATCAACAGGCAAATTGAAGGTGACATGTTTTGGGGGCTAACTTAATTTTGTGACTAGCTTTCAAGAACTCAACTCCCTTCAGGCCAGCGTACTaaggatatttttatttattcattggaaggagtagcctagtggttagtgcagtggactttgatcctggggaactgagttcgattcccactgcagctccttgtgactctgggcaagtcacttacccctccattgccctggtacaaaataagtacctgaatatatgtaaaccgctttgaatatagttgcaaaaacctcagaaaggcggtatatcaagtcccatttccctttttgaagaaatttgccCAAGGCaacatacagcaagaataagccagaCCTAGACAATGaacaattacagctgtaaaaataaatcaaacagtaCACAAAATAGcacagtatgctacttacaacgTCAACAGCATTAGTATTGCACTAACATTGtactatatctctggtatttgaattccactgctgttaaatgtgtatatttttgatactatttCACAGTAGCTCTAGTATTagttttcaatttactgtttttaaATACCTCATCTATTGTATACTTGgttgttttactattgttatgctgttaacaaaattgttaagTTTTGTGTTAAACTGAACCTGCTGTGtaccatcttgggtgaatctcttcgtaaaggcggttaataaatcccaataaataaataaaataactaaacACAATGTGCAATAAAACATCTTGATAGAGAGCATAGGTATAAATGAAGGTGGATCATATAGACAGAGTAATACGAGTTAGAAATAAGGGGAGTAAAGTtacacatgaagtcagaaaggtacATAAAGATGATCTCTGCTAGGGTAAGAGTAGATAaaatcctgctacagtatgtgtagcTGGTGTTAGTCCTTCTCTGAAAGTGTAAGTAAATTGTAAACTAGATTACTGTAAGGGGGCTTGGAGAGATGGGGAAAGGTGACGAAGGACATGGAGTAGGTGTGTACGGGTAGACTTTCCGTCAATTAATTTATTTAGCTATATATGATTGGGGGGAGGGTAAAGAAACTGCAGTTTACAGTTATAGGAAGACTATATCATGCTTCACAGAGAAGAGTGGCACTGCTGTGGGGAAACACTGTATCAGGCTAGACCATTGCTTCAATGACCTCATGATCAGGTTAATAAAAGAGAACAAACCTACCCAGTAGTGTAAGACAGTTGATTATTTTAATTTATAATATTAACAGTATCATATGGCCAGAGAGTTCAGACAACAGTCTCACTGAGTTTAGGTGACTAGTGGTAGGGAAGGAGGCCTGAGTGTTGGATTAAGTAAGGGATGTGTAATAAGAGTAGAGAGAGAAACCTCTGGAAAAAGTAGCAGCAGAGATGATGGAAGTATTTAGGACATAGTTAAGACTAATCAGTAACCATCTAGATACCAAGTGCTCCTTTAAATATATTTAGCCATACCATAATCAATCACCTAACTCATTCTTCAGTCACATCTTTGCTACCCTAACTCATATGCTATTtattttgtgtgcatgtgtgtctTGTCTATCGGTCTTAACTAGACTGTAAAGCACCAAGAAGTAGAGGCTGTTTGCTAAGTGTCTCTGTACATAGAATTATGTACTATTCAAATGATTAATGATAGATAGAAGGCATTGGTAGGAATAGAAATGAAGGGCTGGATGATGGCATTTGAGAGCTTTTCTTAATTTAAGTATAGAAATTTGGTGCCATGTGAATGGATCTTCTGCTCCCCTGGGGATGGagatgtagtggaggcagtgtgaAAAGacaatggatggaggagaaagtcACATAGTTATTGCTCAAGGAGGGCAGCAGCTGCTGGCCGGAATTAGACCCATGAATTCAGAGTTTCAGTCAGGGCCTTGTCAGATAGCCCCTGGGCAAGGACTGTCACTGCAATGACTAGACTAGGCTATACACGTTGAGGGATATAAAAGAATAAGGTGGGGGAATTTATAAACTCATTCATCTCTCTTCCAAGGatgtaaaacaacaacaacaactagtcagactggataggccaataGGTCCTTATCAACCATGTAACTATGTAAGCTGGTTGAAACAAATagcataaaataaaatgaattatGTGCTTTAGGCCtgatccattgccccatgtaagccgcattgagcctaccatgagtgggaaagtgcggggtacaaatgtaacaaaaaaaaaattcagtacaGCAATTTGTTTAGGTAGGACTGCATAATATGTGGTCCTGATCTTAAGCAGGTACATTATTTAAATTAGCACTGCTGCTTGTGAAGTTGCCTTAGATACAGAGTTATGCAGATACCTGCACAAATCCACTTCCTCCAAATTTCCCTCAACCCCCTCCTGTCACCCTTTTACTGTACACCTGATATATTTATTATCAAATCTAAAATGTAATTGTATatggacctgaaagaagcataGCTCTCAAAACCTAGTCACAGATTCACAAATATATTCCATCCAATAAAAGGTATTACCTACAATTTGTTATGTATCTGAATTGACTAAGATGGCAACCACATGTGAAACAGATAAATCGCTATGTTCTTTCCATACTTGttcttggtttttttgtttttaagattgTAAATGTGggccttggggggaggggtctgaATCCCATGCCCCAAGGAATTGTGCTCTTCTGCCCACCAATGGCCATGCACTTCACCTACCTTTCCATCAGCCTACAGGAGATTCCTTCCCTGATGAAATAGTGCAATATTtgggaaaacagaaaaataaggcAACAGTTaacagctttttgtttttttttgttttaatatatataaaaaaaattgagtccacgcccctcttcacccctgtcAAAATAAACTGCATTAGAAAAATGGTGAGAAGGTTCTTTCCTCTACCAAGCTGAAGGACAGGTTCTTCAAATCCTGGGCAGAATTCACTGTTTTGTAACCCAGCTGAGCCAAGACTTCCTGGCAGGTGTTCTGTATGAACTCAACAATGTCATAGGAGAGTGTCAGTCTCCAATTCTCAGCTGTGGCTGCCGAGTTCCGCAGGGTCCCATACTTATGTTTGACAGAGGTGTTGTCTGCCCTGGTATTGTTCTCTATCCAGCGCTCTATGCtgctatccatagggattcccaGGAAATTGTAAATTTCCTCAGCTTTTTTCATGGGGTTCCTGGCCATATCTTCATATCTCAATAGTATATACTTGCCCTTGAGCCAGGATGGTCGGTTCAGACCAGTGGAAACAGAACTCAGGAAATCCTCACAGACGGTAAGAAACTGGCTGGTGTCCAAATTATAGGGTTTCCTGCCAGTGGCTCTCCAGATCCTCCAGAGCCTGTAGGTATCTTGAAATGTATCACTCCTAGAAGCCAAAATGCCACGAGGGTCACGCACCAACTGAATGATCTTCAGATTCAACCTAGGGTCTTCCACCAAAGCTCTGAGGTCACTGACCTCAGGGACCCGTACAGTTTTGATGGCCACATGCTCATGatctttgcatgactccatggCCAGAGTTAGGTTCAAGGTGCCACATTTTTTAATGCAGTCTTCTTCTTCTGGATGAATATCAACAGGCCCCAGAGCCTCACAAACAGGAAGAGAGCAAAGTGCCTTACTAGCCCCCCGCCGAAACAGCCTGTCTGTAGTGTGGTTCACTGGCTGGGGTTTGATGTAGTTCTCCAGAAAGTAGAGATCACAGTCATAGAGGCTCCTAAGGAGGTCCCGGCTTGCACCCAGCATCATACGCCTATCACTGTTGCTCAGAACCATACGCTTATTATGAATATTATCACTGCTGCCCTTTCCTTGGGTTTCCTTAGAAAGCAAGGCATACTGAACGTGGTAGAGAGGCTCAAATAAATAGAAGATGTCAAAGTGTTGATTAAGTAGCTGACCTACAAAGGTGGAACCACTGCGTGTTGTAGCAAGGATCAGAATGTGTGTCCTTCTGGAGACATTAGAAACCACCGGGATCTCATCACACACTCTGTCTGGAAGTTCCACATCTAAGACTGCACTGCAGTTAAGCGGGTTGGGAATAGTGCAAAGCCGGAAGGATCTGGCTGTAAAAGTTCGAATTGCTGTGTACTGGATAGCAATTGACGTCAAAGCTAGTAAGAGAACAGCCTTCCAGGAACATTGCATGGCTGGAAACCTTCATAGGGTAGTGCTGCTGTCTTTTTAGTACCTGttttgaagaaaaagaaaaagtttcACATTATCATAAACTGTGGAAAACTGAACAATGAATGACCCATATTAAATTGCAGTcattctttctcctccccctccctcctcaaagGTCAATCTACTGACATGCCCACCATATCCatatttattcattaggatttatttactgcctttttgaagaaattcacccaaggcaatgtacaggAAGAATAAGCCAGACATAGACAATGaacaattacagctgtaaaaataaatcaaacagtacagtatcctgcttattttcgaaggagaagggcgcccatcttctgacacaaatcaggagatggctggctttctcctaaggccggccaaatcggtataatcgaaagccgattttggccggccaaatcggtataatcgaaagctgattttggccggcttcaactgctttctgtcgcagggccggccaaagttcaagggggcatgtcggcaatgtaccgaaggcaggacgggggcgtggttaagagatggctggcctcagccaataatggaaaaaagaaggccggctctgacgagcatttggacgactttacttggtccttttttgttcacgaccaagccttgaaaaggtgcctgaactgaccagatgaccaccggagggaatcggggatcacctccccttactcccctagtgatcaccaaccccctcccacccaaaaaaaaaaaaattaaaaacatttttttgccagcctctatgccagcctcaaatgtcatactcagctccatgacagcagtatgcaggtccctggagcagtttttagtgcgtactgcagtgcacttcaggcaagcagacccaggcccatccccccctacctgttacacttgtggtggtaaatggaagccctccaaaacccacccgaaacccactgtacccacatctaggtgccccccgttaccctttaagggctatggtagtggtgtacagttgtgggcagtgggttttggggggctcagcacataaggtcagggagctatgcacatgggatcaatttgtgaagtccactgcagtgccccctagggtgcccggttggtgtcctggcttgtgagggggaccagtgcactacaaatgctggctcctcccatgaccaaatggcttggatttggccggttttgagatggccgccattagtttccattatcggcgaaaaccaatggcggccatctctaacgcctgcgatctctaagggcggcccaaatgttgagatttggccggcgccaaccgtattatcgaaactaaagatggccggccatcttgtttcgataatacagtcggatacgcccctttacggggccgtcattagagatggccgccctcgttcgattatgcccctccactatgctacttacaatgtcaacagcaTTAGTATTGTGCTAACATTGTACTATATCTCTagtatttgaattccactgctgttaaatgtgtatattattgatactgtttcacagtagttctagtATTAGTTTACTGTTTTTAAATACCTCATATATTGTATAATTGgttgttttactattgttatgctgttaacaaaattgtaagtttgcaAAAAATTATCTTTCCTCTAATTTTCAATGGTGCCTATTTCAGAACCTCCTCTTGCTCACCTTAGTGACTGTCACACCCTGGTCTAGACCTAGTCGAAGAAACCATTCAACAGGATCTTTCCTGTGATCAGATCCAGTGGGAATCAGATGGCAGCTGGGGAACAAAGAAACCCAAATCCACTGCCCCCACTTTCCACATTCTCCACATTTTGTctttactagattgtaagctccatcgaGCAGGAAGTGTCTCACGTGTGTCTGTGCAGTACTGAGTCCTTTAGCGTTCTAGGAATGATGTGTTTTCAATTTAAATTTTCTCTCTCCATACCTAAAAATTTCAGAAGTGAAATATGGGCAAACATTGAGAATAAGGGGTATGGAATAACCCTTTTGCTAATGAGCTGTGCTAAATTCTTGCAACCAGCTATTCCTCTTGTGCCACTGCCCTCTGTACACCAGGATTCAGGGACAGCGCCAGGCAGCAGCCAATGAAGAtatacacagtggcgtagctaggtggggcgcagggggagcggtcgctcccctaaacagatattttgaaaaaatggcgcctatgcgccacatgcaaaatctctctctcccccGCCTCCTGCGCGAGTCTTGCATCTGTTGTTCTCCCGTCCGCAGCGCATGGTCATTCTTACTGCCCTGAAGTCTTCTCCCTCCGGCACTGGCAATTGACACAGTCGGCtgtttgccagcgtcggggcctctcctcaggtgcgtcccacctctgcggaaaacaggaatgTGCTTAGAGTGGACAGGacgtgcctgaggagaggccccgacgctggcaaacagctgactgtgaatcgccggtgcagcaggagggaaaaagccttcagggaagtaaaaataaCCATGCAGACGGGAACGAGCGGACTGAAGAAAGGGAGGtgtggggggtggagaagggagaaaaagctggCCAAGGAAGTCTGTCGGTCGGTAggtagggggtggagaagggagaaaaagcttaatagacaggagtggaagtgagccatctagtccactgtaagcatggaAGCCACTTTGGTTGatttgtttccactcccccgcacaGCCGTCATTGCCGTTCACGTGAAACAAAGCAAGCCAAACGTACAGCAGCTGtgtatccatgttgtcattctttattgttggtccatgtcTGGAACAAGTCTAAagttgtttcagttggataggcagtgccttaaaagttggATGAGAAATGTAGATgtagtaacaattgaatatccctaaaacagcttcaaaaattattgtagctggtagaaactgcaattataaactcttctaaacaatacagatatccagatttcagttaggatatcctgttttctaatgggttcatcatcttaactgttgtaatctgccatgggaagatagaataaattgaaattaaatggaagtagaattaaactctcctttcattggggcacatgaaatcacattttcttctgttttgtagtttacattttaggtacacaaatggattattctgttttgaacatgtttcaggggcaagtggttttataagtcaaaataaaaataaatattttgtttcatacagatctcttttgcttaaacTTAAATGGGTTATAaatccctaatgcagtccatcggttttcttatat
This portion of the Microcaecilia unicolor chromosome 4, aMicUni1.1, whole genome shotgun sequence genome encodes:
- the CHST1 gene encoding carbohydrate sulfotransferase 1, which produces MQCSWKAVLLLALTSIAIQYTAIRTFTARSFRLCTIPNPLNCSAVLDVELPDRVCDEIPVVSNVSRRTHILILATTRSGSTFVGQLLNQHFDIFYLFEPLYHVQYALLSKETQGKGSSDNIHNKRMVLSNSDRRMMLGASRDLLRSLYDCDLYFLENYIKPQPVNHTTDRLFRRGASKALCSLPVCEALGPVDIHPEEEDCIKKCGTLNLTLAMESCKDHEHVAIKTVRVPEVSDLRALVEDPRLNLKIIQLVRDPRGILASRSDTFQDTYRLWRIWRATGRKPYNLDTSQFLTVCEDFLSSVSTGLNRPSWLKGKYILLRYEDMARNPMKKAEEIYNFLGIPMDSSIERWIENNTRADNTSVKHKYGTLRNSAATAENWRLTLSYDIVEFIQNTCQEVLAQLGYKTVNSAQDLKNLSFSLVEERTFSPFF